GCGCTTCGATGTAGTCGTCCAGGTCGTCAGCTGTCGCCTCGTCCCCCGCGCGACATAGCTCCGTCAGGCTGGATTGATCGCTGACGTCGGTCGCTGCACGCGCCCTGGAATGCTGTCAGTCCCCCGTTGGAAATGCCGGTGGTGAATTGCGACCGATAGAAGCCGTCTGTTGCCATTGAATCGATCACCGTTTCACCCTTGTGTGGCCAGTTCGGGTGGAAATGCAGGGTGATCATGGGAAGGGGCCGGTGGTGGTGTTGGTTGGGGTGATGGTTAGGTGGCGGAGGGTGTTGTCGTGGCGGCCGGTTTTTAGCCAGTGGGGTAGGACGTAGCGGGCGCTGGGCGGCATTCCAGGGTGGCTGGGTCGAGGGTCAGGTCGAACCAGCGCAACTCCCCCTCGGCGCATTCCGCTGGGATGGGGGCGTTGGGGTGGAGGTCGGCGGTGAAGTAGTACGTGGTGCGGAGTTCGGTGCCGGTGTCGCGGAGGGCTACGTACCGCATCGAGAGGTTGGTCAGTTGGTCGGGCGTGACCCCGATCTCCTCGTGTAGCTCGCGTAGGGCCGCGGCAGTCGGGTCGGTGTGTTCGTGCGGTTCGACGTGGCCGCCGATGCCCACCCACGAGTCGGCGATCACGCGGGAGCCGCGGCGGAAGAGCAGCAGTACTCCCCCGGCGCGGACGAGGAACACGGACGTCATGTGCCGGGTCGAACGGAGTCCCATCAGACGGTGATGGTGAAGCCGAGGTCGAGATCGCAGGCCGCGTGACCGCCGCGCAGGCCCCAGTTCTCGGTGGCGAGGTCCCGGACGACGATCGTGACGTGGTCGGCCGGGATGTTCAACGGCTGCAGATTGTCGACAATCGCTGCGTACAGGGCGCGCTTGGCGTCGACCGAACGACCGGCGAAGCAGTCGATGGTGACGAGCGTGAAGTACTCCGGCGTACTCAACCGTGGCGAGCAGGCGAACCGGTGTGGTGCGTGCACGACCAGCCGTACGTTCTTGTCCTGTGCCGGGATCTTGAAGGCGGTCACCAGCGCGTCATGAACCGCGTCGATCAGTGCGACCTCCTCTGCCTCGGTGTACGGACGACGAACCTCGATGAGCGAACTCGGCATGACGCATCCTTCCGTGATCGAGCCGGCGTGACGGCTCACTGGCGAATTGTGGCGAGGGCCTCGGCGATCATGCGGTGGCCTTGTTGTTCGAAGGTTTCGTCGCCGACCTGGTACGCCCAGACCGCGGTACTCACCGCCTCGCGAAGACGCGTGCGCACCCAGGCATCCGGGTCACGCGGGTCCTTGCCGTACCCCTCGATAAACGCCGGCTCGAGCGCGGGCTTGGTGCGGAACTGTTGCGCGGCGAGCCGGGCCAGGTCCGTGTACGCGGGGCGCAGGTCGGCGCGGCCGAGGTCGATGACGCGTACGGTGCCGTGGTCGATCAGCCAGTTGCGCGGCTGCCAGTCGCCGTGCGTCGGTACGAGGGTCGCGGGCGGCGTCGGCCAGGCGGTGATGATCACGCGAAGCCGTTCGGTGAGATCCGGTGCGATGCGGTGCTTGGCAGCGAGGTAGGTCAGCGCTTTGCCGTTCTCGACCGTCTCGTACTCGGCGTCGTCCACGGCTGATTGCTGGTGGAACGCGGCGAGTAGTTCGCCGGCCTGGTAGTACGTGTCGGCTGTCCACTCGTACGGCGAACCCTGAACCAGCTGCCCCGGCAGGTAGCGGGTGAGCAGCAGCTTGGCGTCCGCGTCGGCATGTACGAGCTGCGGCCCCCTCCCCTGCGCGGTCCACGGACGCAGCCACTCGCGATGGGCGCGGAGTTCGCGGGCGAGGTGATGGTCGGTTTCGTCGCCGGCCTTCGCGATGTACCGGTCGCCGCCCTGGCGAAGCTCGAGGACGAGGGTGCCGAGGACGCCCCAGCTGTGGTCCTTGACGACCTCGGCGGACGGCAGCCAGCTGGCGAGCAGCTCGCGCTGCCGATCGGTGAGTCCCACGGGCAGCAGAATAGCCGCAGAAAATACCCGGGAAAAGCTGGACGAAGGTCCGAAATGGCTTTATCCTGGCCGAATGCAGAATTCACAGGAATATGCGCCGTTACCAATAAACCTATCATCGGGAATTGCGGAAAGCAAGTCCGGGGAATTCTGGCGGCTCGGGGAGGTCGAGGTCCGGCGGATCGGCTTCGGCACGAAGCGCCTGGCCGGCGGAGCCTCCAGGCCCGACGGCACCGACGGCACCGACGGCCCAGGCGGTGCAGCAGGCAGCGATCCGCAGCAACGGGCGGTCGCGTTGCTGCGGCGGGCGGTCGAGCTGGGCGTGAACCATCTCGACACGGCCGCGTTCTACCCCAGTCACGGGCGGCACGGTCAGACGAGCTTCGAGAGTCTCGGCTGGGCGAACGACGTGATCCGGCGGGCGCTCGCCCCGTACCCGACGGGGCTGGTGATCGCGACAAAGGTCGGCCCGACGGCGCACGGAATGGCCCGCCCGGACGAATTGCCGGGTCTTGTGGACGACGAGTTGCGCGTACTCGGCGTGGAGGCGCTTGACCTGGTGTACCTGCGGCAAATGGGATTGCCGTCGATCGCGGAACATTTCGGCGTACTCGCGGAACTGCGTACGCGGGGAAAGATCCGCGAGCTCGGGATCTCGAACGTCCGCGTCGAGCACCTGGCCGAAGCGCGGGCGATCGCGCCGGTGGTCGCGGTGCAGAACCGGTACGGCGTTGGGTTCGGGCGGACGAATGACGAGATGCTGCGGCTCTGTGGCGCGGCCGGGATCGCGTTCGTGCCGTTCTTCGCGCTGGCCGCCGAGGCGCGGGAGGCCGGTGGGGTGACCGAGTCGGCGGCGATTCTGGAGATCGCCGAGCGGCACGCGGCGACGACGGCTCAGATCCGGTTGGCGTGGACGTTGAGCCGTGGCGATCATGTGCTCGCGATTCCGGGCACCTCCAGTACGCACCACCTTGAGGAGAACTTGAAGGCAGGCGAGATCGCGCTCTCCCCCGCGGACCTCGCCACGCTGGACAGCATCACCGACTGAAGGTCACCTCGTCGGTGGTTTGGACGCCGGCCTTGCGGTCAGGGGCGCGGTGGTACTGCCAGTAGAGGTTGGTGTGGGCGATCACCTTGTCGGGCGTCGGGGCGCCGTACTCGCTCAGGTCCTCCGTGGTGTGCGCGTCGCCGACCAGGGTCACGTCGTAGCCGCGGGCGATCGCGCCGTGCAAGGTTGAGCGGATGCACTCGTCGGTCTGGGCGCCGCTGACGATCAGGTGACTGACGCCGGCCAGGGAAAGGACCTCTTCCAGATCGGTGGCTTCGAAGGAATCGGGGTAGGTCTTGTGGACGAGCCGCTCCGGCTCCTCGCGGGTGAGCTCCGGGACGAACTGCCACTCGTCGCTGTTCATGGGCAGGTTCTCACTGGAGTGCTGGACCCAGACGACCGGTACGTTGCCGGCGCGCGCCTTGCCGACCAAGGTGGCAATGTTCGCGACCACGCGGTCGCGCTCGTGTGCGCCGGCGACGACACCGTTCTGGACGTCGACCACCAACAGAGCTGTGTTCGGCCGATCGGGCAACGTGGACATGTACCGCTCCTCCCAGACTCCGGATGTTGGCGAAGACGCTATCCCCACCCACCGACAGTTTCCGGCCGCCCTGAACCCGCTCTGCCAACCGGCGCCGGATCAGACCCTGATCAGACCCGCAAGCGCAAGCGAACAGTCGGTACGTCGCCGTCGTCGAGGTCCTCGGCCCGGCGAACCGCCGCCTTCACCGGCAGCAGGTACCGCCCGTCCTTCGGAAACATCGAGGTGTCCCACACACTCCCGCCGATCTCTGCGACCACCGGGATCATCCCCCAGCCGTAACTGACGACGTTCCCTTCCAGCTCGAAGTACGCGCACTCCTCGTCCGGCACGGTGATGAAATACCACGGCGCCGGCCCCCGCCAGTACCAGATCTCCCCGGAAAACACGACCTCGTTCATCGTCCAACGGTCGCACAGAACGTCAGATCAGGGTGCTGGCGGCTATTAGGCGTTGGCCGAGGGTTTGGGCGGCGGTCTGGAGTTCGGGGCCGGCGAGGATTCGGTAGGGGGCGTGGAGGGCGGTCAGTTGGGCGGCGTACCAGTCTGGTTCGTCGGTGCTGGCCAAGAGGCGGGTGTGGGTGGCGTCGATGGGTTCGAGGCGGCCCATGCTGCGGCGGATCCAGTGGGCGACCTCATCCAGCGGGGCGTCGATTTCTACCTCGATGGGGTACTTCCAGCCCATCGCGAGGTGTTCTTCGACGACGGCCAGCGCGTCCAGGTCGGGTGGGGTGGTGAACTCGGCGGCCTGCGGTTCGACCTTGGTGATCTTGTCGACGCGGAGCACGCGTTGGGCGTCCTTGGTGTGCGACCAGCACAGCAAGTACCAGCGGCCGCGGCGTACGACGACCGCCCACGGGTCGACGTCCATCGGCCACTCGTCGTGGTGCCGGCGGTAGTGGATGGTGATCCGGTGGCCGGCCGTGCTTTCGGCGACGAGGGCGGCGGTGATCTCGGGGTCGGGCGTACGCGCGCCGGGATCCGGGCCGCGGGCACTGACCCGGCGGATCGCGTCCGTGGAGCGGGCGATCGGCTCGGGCAGTACGCGGATGATCTTGCCGAGCGCGTTCTCGACCGGGTCGGCGGCGCCGCGTGGTCCTTCGAGGACCGCCATCACCAGGCCGAGCGCTTCGGTTGTACTGAACATCAGTGGCGGCAATCGCAGCCCGCGGCCGACGCGGTACCCGCCGTACGGGCCGCGCATCGACTCGATCGGGATGTCGGCTTCGCGGAGGATCGCGACGTACCGGCGGGCGGCGCGTTCGGAGACGCCGAGCTTGTCGCTGAGCTGGTCGGCGGTGATGCCGGGGGTGTTCTGGATCAGCTCGAGCACCATCAGGGTCCGCGCGGTCGGGCTCTCGTCGTACTTCATCGCTCACCATTCCGGAAGGCGTCCGTCCGGAACCAAGGCTAGCGTGCATAGATAAGTGCTCACCGGTTGAGCGGTTTGTCTGCGACGATCGGGGCATGCGTGCGGATCGGCTGGTAGCGGCGCTGTTGCTGATGCAGGCGCGGGGCCGCGTCACCGCCGCCGAGCTCGCCGACGAGCTGGACATCTCGATCGCGACCGCACGCCGCGACCTCGAAGCGCTGTCCACCGCCGGCATCCCCGTTTATCCACAGCCCGGACGCAACGGTGGCTGGCAGTTGGTCGGTGGTGCGCGTACGGATCTGAGCGGACTGAGCGCGACCGAAGCGCAGGCGCTGTTCCTGCTGGTCGGCCCGGCCGCGTCGATCGCCCCGGACGCGAAGGCGGCGCTCCGCAAGCTCGTCCGCGCGTTGCCGCAGACGTTTCGTGAACACGCGGAGGCCGCCGCCGAGGCGGTGGTGATCGATCCGGCGCGGTGGGGCGAACACGTGAAAGAGCGGCCGGAGCTCGTACGCCGCCTGCAGGATGCGGTCGTACGCCGTCACCGGGTTCGAATGGTCTACGGCCGCGCGACGACCGAGCGGCTCGTGGACCCGCTCGGGCTCGTAGATAAGGACGATGTCTGGTACCTGGTTGCCTGGACCGAGCAGGGGCAGCGTACGTTCCGCGTGGATCGGATCGTGTCGGCCGAGGAAACCGCCGAGGAGTTCACCCGGCCGGACGGATTCGACCTCGCGGTCGCGTGGAGCGAGATCGTCGAGCGGATGGAGGAACGCCGTTCCGGGCTGACCGCGACCGTGCTGATGGAGGAACGCCACGTCTGGGTGATGCAGGACCGCCTCGGCCGGAACTGCCAGGTCGACGGGATGGACGGTGAGCGGGCGCGGCTGTTGATCACCGCGCCGACGCCATTGATGATCGCGCAGCAGCTGGCCGGGTGGGGCGGTTCGATCGAAGTGGTCGGACCGCCTTCCGTACAAGCCGAACTGGCGCGGCTCGGGCAGGAACTCGTCGATCGGTACGGGGCCACCGGCTAGTCACTGTTGGTAGGTGGCCGGAATCCGAAGGTGAACATGCCCCGGCGTGCGGCCGAATGGACCACGTGGGTGAGTAAGGTGCCATGGTTCAGCGTGTCCCGACCAAGAGCTACAGGAACCATTCGTGACCACATCCCCTCCCGAGCCGCCGCAGAACCCGTACTCCGGGCAGCCGAGCGGCTACGGTCCGCCGCCGGAGCAGCAGTTCCCACAGTACGGCCAGCAGCAGCAACCCCAGTACAACCAGCAGCAGTCGTACGCCGGTGAGCAGCAGCAGTACCAGCCGTACCCCCAGCAGGGCCAGTACCCAGGCCAGCAGGGTCAGTACCAGCAGTCGTTCCCACAGCAGGGACAGCCGCCGCACGGTCAGCAGCAGGGCCAGCAGGCGTTCGCGCCGCAGGGCCAGATGATCTGCCGGTTCTGCGGTGGGTTCCCGGCGGTCGACGCGACCGTTCGCGGTCACCAGGGCCTGATCATCATCATGCGGTTCCTGAAGCTGCAGGGCCCGTTCTGCCGTACCTGCGGGATGGCGTCGGTCCGTGACATGACCACGAAGAGCCTCTGGCAGGGCTGGTGGGGTATCGGTTCGTCGATCATCAACCCGATCACGATGCTGATGAACATCGGCCCGATGCAGAAGTTCAAGAGCCTGCCGGAGCCGCAGCCGGGCCCGGGCCGGCCGATGGACCCGGGCAAGCCGCTCGTCCAGCGCCCGGCGATGCTGATGCTGCTGCTCCCGATCGTGTTCATCGGCCTGATCGTGTTCGCGAACCTGAACTCGACCGAGAACAAGGCGACCGTCGGTGCCTGCGTGGTCAACAAGGGCACCACCAGGAACCCGGACGTCAAGGTCGTCGACTGCAGTTCGTCCGACGCCGCGTTCCGGATCGTCGGCCGGATCGACGACTCGACCGACGACAGCCAGTGCGACCAGTACGCCGACGCGCAGGCGTCGTACTACTACCAGCACGGCTCCACCAAGTACACGCTCTGCCTTGCACCAGTGAAGTAGCCCAGGCGCGGGTGCCGATCCGTCGATGACCGGCACCCGCCCGGGAAAGTCCGTGGCCGAGCTCGATCAGAGATGACAGCGTTGGCCGGATGCTGACCGTGCTGGGCGTCGACGTCTCCCCCGATCTGCTGGATGGCTGGGTGGTACGCGATCGACTCCCGGTCCGCGTACACGGCCTGGTTGAGTGAGGATGCGTACGGCGAACTGCCCGTGACGACCCGAGCCGGCCTGGTACGGGCGCAGGTGGACTGTGGGCGCGCGCCGTGCCGACCGTTCGGCGCTGGGCGGGTGTGGTCGGGCCGGATGTGCGTCGGCAGGCCGACGGGCATCGGTTCGTGTGGTGGAAGTCGTTGCTACGCGAGCCGTTCGAGGATGCTGCACAAGCCGTCGCAGTCGTGGATGACACCACGGAAGGTGCGTACGGTCGCCGAAGTGAAGCGCGCCACGCGGACCGCCGGGTGGCGGCTGGAACGGCATAGGGTTCTTGGGTGAGGTTGCTAGTCACTGGTGCCGCCGGACTGCTGGGGCGGGAGTTGTTGCGGTCCGGCCCGCTGTGCGGCCATGAGGTCGTGCCCGCGTACCACTCGGCGGTGGTCGCGGGTGGCGTACGGCTCGACGTCCGGCGGCGAGATGCGGTACGGGAGGTGATCCGTACGGTGCGGCCGGATGGGATCATCCATGCCGCGTACCGGCAGGACGACTGGGCGACGACGGCTGACGGCGCGGTGAATGTCGCGCTGGAAGCTGATGGTGCGCGGCTGGTGTTCGTGTCGAGCGATGCGGTGTTTTCGTCGCGCGAATCCAGGTGGACGGAGGACGAGCCGCCGCGTCCGGAGACTGCCTACGGCGCGGCGAAGGCAGCCGCCGAAACCGCAATCCGCGCGTTGACCCCAGCTGCGGTGATCGCACGAACGTCGATCATCGTCGGCTCGGACGGCACCTCGGGCGAAGAACTTCGAGCACACCAATTGGCAGGCGGAGAGCCAGGATCGTTCTTCACTGACAACATCCGGTGTCCGGTTCATGTCGCCGACCTTGCGGCCGCGCTGCTCGAGTTGCTGGGGTCCGGCATCAGCGGAGTTGCCCACCTGGCCGGACCCGAAGCCCTGAGCCGGTATCAGCTCGGTCGGCTGATCGCGATCCGCGACGGCCTCGACCCGGATGCCCTGCGATCCACTCCAGGTGTCCCGTCGAACATCCTCCTGGACGCCCAACGCACCCAGGCAACCCTGACCACCCACCTCCGCCCGCCCTCGGAGTTCCTGAAGGACAGGTAGTGACTACCTGCCCTTCAGGCTCAAGTCAGTCGTTGACGGTCGTGGTGACCGCGGTGCCCAGCTCGACCGTGCGGCTGACCGTGCAGAGGCGGTCGTGCGACATCTTCACCGCTCGCGGCAGGGCCTCCCGCGCCTTGTCGCCGTCCTCGCCCTCGGGGAACCGGATCGTGAACTCGACCGCCAGGTTCTCCATCCGGTTGCCTTCCTCGGCGTCCCGGATCTTGTCGCCGCGCACCACCGCGGTGAACTCGTCCGGCTCGGCCCGCCGGCTGACCACGACGTCGACGTCGATCGCCGAACAGGTACCGATCGCGGCCAGCAGCAACTCCACCGGCGTGAAGTCGGTGTCGGCGCCACCGGAGCCGACCCGGATGCTCCCGCCGCGGGCGTTTTTCACCTCGTAGCTGCTGTTCGCCAGGCGCTCGAAACTGACCTGCCGCAGTGTGTCTGCCATATCTGCCCGAACCATTCTGTTGCTTGTGGCAACTTCAGAGGGACTCGAGCGCCGCCGGCACCGCGGTGTCGCCGGCGATCAGCTCGAGCGTCCGGCCGATCGCGGCCGGAGTGTCACAGAGACCGGCCAGGACCAGTGCCACGTCGTCGCGGCTGATCCGGCCGTTCCCGGTCTTGTCCGCCAGGTACACCGATCCGGTGCCTGGGTCGTCGGTGAGGCCGCCGGGCCGGAGGACGGTCCAGTCCAGGTCGCGGGCGCGCAGGTCTTCCTCGGCCGCCCATTTGGCCTTCAGGTACACGGTGAACGTCGAGTCGTCGGTGAGCGATCCGGCCCGGTCGGCGCCCATCGAGCCGACCTGGAGATGCCGCCGTACGCCGGCCTGCTCGGCCGCGTCGGCGAACAGCGCCGCCGCGCCGCGGTCGACGGTGTCCTTGCGGGCGTTGCCGCTGCCCGGTCCGGCGCCGGCCGCGAAGATCGCGACATCCGCGCCTGCCAGCACCTCGGCGACCGCGCCGGCGTCGGTCTGTTCGAGATCGAGCACGGCGGTACGCCCACCGGCTGCCGCGACGTCGGCTTCATGCGACGGATTGCGTACCAGCCCGATGACTTCGTGCCCGGCACCGCTCAGCAGCTTCGTCAGCCGTAGCGCGATCTGCCCGTGCCCACCCGCAATCACGACTCGCATACCCTGAGCTTAACCGCCGGGCCCAGTCGGTGGGTTAACCCCTCAGCTTGCCCCTTCACCCCCCGCACGCGCGGCGTGAAGGGGTGATTTCGGAGGTTAACCTCTCAAGATCGGGCGGAGGGCGTCCAGGACGGCGGGGTCCTCGATCGTCGACGGTACGGGTTCGTCGCGGCCGTCCGCGATGCCGCGCATCGTCTTGCGGAGGATCTTCCCGGAGCGGGTCTTCGGCAATGCGTCCACCACCGACACGTCCCGGAATGCTGCGACCGGTCCGATCTCCTGCCGTACCGTGGCCACCAGTTCGTCCCGCAGTACTTCGGGCTGCACCGTCGCGCCGGCCTTGAGTACGACGAATGCCCGCGGCAACTGTCCCTTCAACGCGTCCTGCACCCCGATCACCGCGCATTCGGCAACCGCCGGATGCGCCGCCACCACCGCCTCGATGGATCCGGTGGACAACCGGTGCCCGGCCACATTGATGACGTCGTCGGTACGCCCCATCACGAAGATGTACCCGTCGTCGTCGAAGTAACCGCCGTCGCCAGTCAGGTAGTACCCGTCGTAAGACTTCAGGTAGCTGTCGATGTAGCGCTGGTCGTCGCCCCACAACGTCGGCAGCGCACCCGGCGGCAGCGGCAACCTGATCGCGATCGCACCTTCTTCGCGCGGCTCGAGTTCCTTGCCCGACGCATCCAGGATCCGGACGTCCCAGCCCGGCATCGGCACGGTCGCCGAGCCCGGTTTGGTCGGCAACGGTTCGAGCCCACGCGGGTTCGCGGCGATCGGCCAGCCGGTCTCCGTCTGCCACCAGTGATCCACGACCGGTACGCCGAGGTGCTCGTGCGCCCAGTGGTACGTCTCCGGGTCCAGCCGCTCGCCCGCGAGGAACAGGGTCTGGAAGCTGTCCATCGGATACCGGGCGAGTTCGCCGGCGTCCGGGTCGAACTTCTTGATCGCCCGGATCGCGGTCGGCGCGGTGAACAGTGCCTTCGCGCCGTGCTCCGAGATGACGCGCCAGAACGCGCCCGCGTCCGGCGTACCGACCGGCTTGCCTTCGTACAGGACCGTCGTCGCCCCGACCAGCAGCGGCGCGTACACGATGTACGAGTGCCCGACGACCCACCCGACATCCGAAGCGGTCCACCACACGTCGCCGGGCCCGATGTCGTACACGTTGCGCATCGTCCAGGCGAGCGCGACCGCGTGCCCGCCGTTGTCGCGCACCACGCCTTTGGGCCGCCCGGTCGTACCGGAGGTGTACAGGATGTACAGCGGGTCGGTCGCCGCGACCGGCACCGGATCGGCCGGTGCCGCATCAGCGATCAGCGCGGCCCAGTCGAGGTCGTGCGGGCCGAGGTCGGCCGGTGCCGCGGGCCGCTGCAGGATCACGGTGTGTACGGGCTGGTGCCGCGCGAGCCGCAACGCCTCGTCGATGATCGGTTTGTACTCGACCACGCGCGCCGGCTCGATCCCGCAGGACGCGGCCACGATCACCTTCGGCGTCGCGTCGTCGATCCGGGCCGCCAGCTCGCGCGGCGCGAAGCCGCCGAACACGACCGAGTGGATCGCGCCGAGCCGGGCGCAGGCCAGCATCGCCACGACCGCTTCCGGGACCATCGGCAGGTACACGATCACCCGATCGCCCTTGCCGACGCCGAGCGATGCCAGCGCCCCGGCGAAGGTCGCGACCTGATCGCGCAGTTGCGTGTACGTGAACGATGTGCCGGCGCCGGTCACCGGTGAGTCGTAGATCAGCGCGGTCCGGTCGCCGTACCCAGCCTCGACGTGGCGGTCCAGCGCGTTGTACGACGTGTTCAGCTCGCCGTCCGGGAACCAGCGGTAGATCGGTGCGTCCGTCGCGTCGATCGCGTGGGCTGGGCGCCGCGTCCAGGTGATCGCGTCAGCCGCTTCGAGCCAGAAGCCGTCCGGGTCGTCCAGGCTCCGCCGGTAGATCTCGTCGTACGCGCCCATCGGGTGGCCTCCAGTCCGTCGCCTGTTCTCCATCGTGGCAGGGTTGAGGCATGACGGTAAGTATCGATGACGTCCGGGCGGCCGCGCAGCGCATCGAGGGGCGGGTCCGGCGGACGCCGGTGATCGAGGTGGCGCCGGGACTGACGTTCAAGCTCGAGTTGCTTCAGCACACCGGGTCGTTCAAGGCGCGTGGCGCGTTCAACCGGTTGGTGGCGGCGAAGGATCGCGGTGAGATGACCGGTCAGGGCATTGTCGCGGCGTCCGGCGGCAATCACGCGCTGGCGGCGGCGTACGCGGCGCGGGAGCTGGGCGTACCGGCGCGGATCTTTGTTCCGGAGACGACGCCCGCGGCGAAGCTCGGCAAGCTGCGGACGCTCGGTGCGGAGATCGTTCTGGCCGGTAGTGAGTATGCCGAGGCGTACCAGGCGGCGGAGACGGCTCGGGACGAGTCGGGTGCGTTGCTGGTGCATGCGTACGACCAGCCCGAGATCGTGGCGGGTCAAGGCACCGTCGGGCTTGAACTGCTGGATCAGGCAGGTGCGTTCGACACCGTGCTTGTTGCCGTTGGTGGTGGCGGTCTGATTGCCGGTATCGCGACCGCGATTGGCAGGAACGCGCAGGTCATCGGGGTGGAGCCGGTGCTCGCGTCGGCAATGCATCGCGCGCTGGAGGCCGGTGCGCCGACCGATGGGCCGGTCGGTGGGGTGGCCGCGGACTCGCTTGGTGCGCGGCGGCTCGGTGAGTTGGCGTTCACGGCGGCGCGGGAGCACGGCGTACGGTCGGTGCTGGTCGAGGATGACGCGATCGTTGCCGCGCGCAAGGAGTTGTGGCGGGGTCATCACCTGGCGGCCGAGCACGGCGGCGCGACGGCGTACGCGGCCCTGACCTCCGGTGTTTACCGCCCGGCGGCCGATGAGCGGGTCGTCGTGGTCGTCTGCGGCGCAAACACCGACCCCAGCACGCTCAGCTGAGCATCTCGGCTCAGCTGAGGCTTCGGCCGGTGGTGACCTGTTGCTGTTTGTCGTCCGACAACACCCAGGCGGCGAGTACGCCGGCGATGCCGCCGAACAGGTGGCCCTGCCAGGAGATTCCGTCCTGTGGCAGCAGCCCGCCGAGCAGCGCGCTCCCCCACACGACCACGACCAGTACACCGATGAGTACCTGGCTGATCCGCCGGTTGAACAACCCGCGCAAGATCAGATACGACGCGTACCCGAACACCAGACCGCTCGCGCCGATCGTGATCGTGTTCGACGGTGAGACCAGCCAGGTGCCGAAGCCGCCGATCACCGTCACGATCGCGGTCACCGCGAACAACCGGGCCGCGCCGCTGATCGCGATCAGCGCGCCGAGGGTGACCAGCGGCAGCGTGTTCGAG
The genomic region above belongs to Kribbella solani and contains:
- a CDS encoding SDR family oxidoreductase, whose product is MRVVIAGGHGQIALRLTKLLSGAGHEVIGLVRNPSHEADVAAAGGRTAVLDLEQTDAGAVAEVLAGADVAIFAAGAGPGSGNARKDTVDRGAAALFADAAEQAGVRRHLQVGSMGADRAGSLTDDSTFTVYLKAKWAAEEDLRARDLDWTVLRPGGLTDDPGTGSVYLADKTGNGRISRDDVALVLAGLCDTPAAIGRTLELIAGDTAVPAALESL
- a CDS encoding acetate--CoA ligase, which encodes MENRRRTGGHPMGAYDEIYRRSLDDPDGFWLEAADAITWTRRPAHAIDATDAPIYRWFPDGELNTSYNALDRHVEAGYGDRTALIYDSPVTGAGTSFTYTQLRDQVATFAGALASLGVGKGDRVIVYLPMVPEAVVAMLACARLGAIHSVVFGGFAPRELAARIDDATPKVIVAASCGIEPARVVEYKPIIDEALRLARHQPVHTVILQRPAAPADLGPHDLDWAALIADAAPADPVPVAATDPLYILYTSGTTGRPKGVVRDNGGHAVALAWTMRNVYDIGPGDVWWTASDVGWVVGHSYIVYAPLLVGATTVLYEGKPVGTPDAGAFWRVISEHGAKALFTAPTAIRAIKKFDPDAGELARYPMDSFQTLFLAGERLDPETYHWAHEHLGVPVVDHWWQTETGWPIAANPRGLEPLPTKPGSATVPMPGWDVRILDASGKELEPREEGAIAIRLPLPPGALPTLWGDDQRYIDSYLKSYDGYYLTGDGGYFDDDGYIFVMGRTDDVINVAGHRLSTGSIEAVVAAHPAVAECAVIGVQDALKGQLPRAFVVLKAGATVQPEVLRDELVATVRQEIGPVAAFRDVSVVDALPKTRSGKILRKTMRGIADGRDEPVPSTIEDPAVLDALRPILRG
- a CDS encoding threonine/serine dehydratase, whose translation is MTVSIDDVRAAAQRIEGRVRRTPVIEVAPGLTFKLELLQHTGSFKARGAFNRLVAAKDRGEMTGQGIVAASGGNHALAAAYAARELGVPARIFVPETTPAAKLGKLRTLGAEIVLAGSEYAEAYQAAETARDESGALLVHAYDQPEIVAGQGTVGLELLDQAGAFDTVLVAVGGGGLIAGIATAIGRNAQVIGVEPVLASAMHRALEAGAPTDGPVGGVAADSLGARRLGELAFTAAREHGVRSVLVEDDAIVAARKELWRGHHLAAEHGGATAYAALTSGVYRPAADERVVVVVCGANTDPSTLS
- a CDS encoding rhomboid family intramembrane serine protease, encoding MSFQTPAKRTGRAVDTAKVGGGLKLLGVLVGLMWLSEIIDTATHGALDQYGIIAREPRGLIGILTAPFLHLGFGHLISNTLPLVTLGALIAISGAARLFAVTAIVTVIGGFGTWLVSPSNTITIGASGLVFGYASYLILRGLFNRRISQVLIGVLVVVVWGSALLGGLLPQDGISWQGHLFGGIAGVLAAWVLSDDKQQQVTTGRSLS